One region of Streptococcus salivarius genomic DNA includes:
- a CDS encoding TetR/AcrR family transcriptional regulator — MSKDQRRAQTKKALLDALVICLKDQDFNDITTIRLVQTAGISRSSFYTHYKDKYEMIDSYQKELFHKLEYIFDKYEGKKEGAFLEIFEFLTREKLLSALLSTNGSKEIQDFLIHKLQRMIAEDFIVPTAEEKSLKGFEKDYASIYFAHAIFGACQAWINKGKKESPREMTDFLLRFIPQ; from the coding sequence ATGTCAAAAGATCAAAGGCGAGCTCAAACTAAAAAAGCTCTTTTAGATGCTTTAGTAATATGCTTAAAAGACCAAGATTTCAATGATATTACTACCATTCGTCTGGTTCAAACAGCTGGGATTAGCCGTTCGAGTTTTTATACCCACTACAAAGATAAGTATGAAATGATTGATAGTTATCAGAAAGAGCTTTTCCATAAACTAGAGTATATCTTCGATAAATACGAAGGAAAGAAAGAGGGAGCCTTCCTCGAAATCTTTGAATTTCTTACTCGTGAAAAACTCCTATCAGCTCTATTGTCTACCAATGGATCAAAAGAAATTCAAGATTTTCTGATACATAAACTTCAGCGTATGATAGCTGAGGACTTCATTGTCCCTACTGCTGAAGAAAAATCTCTAAAAGGATTTGAGAAAGACTATGCCAGTATTTATTTTGCACACGCTATTTTTGGTGCTTGTCAAGCCTGGATAAATAAAGGAAA